One region of Flavobacterium sp. KACC 22763 genomic DNA includes:
- a CDS encoding DUF6341 family protein — protein sequence MTAFFEGIQYLFVNILFAPLDFLRRLELITWFGANTINWIFMIICACAIVYWIKQLRIFDDAGTENQDTTAHSFLK from the coding sequence ATGACAGCTTTTTTTGAAGGAATTCAATACCTATTTGTTAACATTTTGTTTGCTCCTCTTGACTTTTTACGTCGTTTAGAATTAATTACATGGTTTGGTGCAAACACTATTAACTGGATTTTTATGATCATCTGTGCATGCGCAATCGTTTATTGGATTAAACAATTACGTATTTTTGATGACGCTGGAACAGAAAACCAAGATACAACGGCTCATTCATTTTTAAAATAA
- a CDS encoding DUF6427 family protein: MITSVFKKSTPLNYSLVVILILVFFFMFQIKDPSWVTSYFLAFQKVSLLCFILASFFMINFIVKKNGLSKDNGYAILFYLLFILFFPTIFNNSNIIYANFFILLALRRLISLQSLKASKEKIFDAAFWIFVASLFQFWSILFLILVYISIIFHVSRDYRNWVLPFIALLGVTILFYMTSLILNFDALAFIQERAVIDFRIDYFKNNYENAALSIYTAVALFFVTSMLMTLSNRPQIVHSSYKKVVACFFIAVFVFIISPNKSNDLLLFSIAPLSIMATSHVEYMQQKLNNEIVYYTLIVCSLFTFFSQL, from the coding sequence ATGATAACAAGTGTTTTTAAAAAATCTACGCCATTAAATTATTCATTGGTTGTAATTTTAATACTGGTTTTCTTTTTTATGTTCCAAATTAAAGACCCATCTTGGGTTACTTCTTATTTTTTGGCTTTTCAAAAAGTGAGTTTGTTGTGCTTTATTTTGGCTTCTTTTTTTATGATTAATTTCATTGTAAAAAAGAATGGACTCAGTAAAGACAATGGTTACGCGATACTTTTTTACTTGTTGTTTATTTTATTTTTTCCGACCATATTTAATAACTCAAATATTATCTATGCCAATTTTTTCATTTTATTGGCACTTCGAAGATTAATTTCACTGCAATCTCTAAAAGCTTCAAAAGAAAAAATATTTGATGCCGCGTTTTGGATTTTTGTAGCTTCTTTATTTCAATTTTGGAGTATTCTCTTCTTAATATTGGTTTACATTTCGATTATTTTTCACGTCTCAAGAGATTATAGAAACTGGGTTTTGCCATTTATTGCACTTTTGGGCGTAACAATTTTATTCTATATGACATCATTAATTCTAAATTTTGATGCCCTAGCTTTTATTCAAGAAAGAGCTGTAATCGATTTTAGAATTGATTATTTTAAGAATAATTACGAAAATGCCGCACTTTCGATATATACAGCAGTAGCCTTGTTTTTTGTTACTTCGATGTTAATGACCCTGTCAAATAGACCTCAAATTGTACATTCTTCGTATAAGAAAGTAGTGGCTTGTTTTTTTATAGCAGTCTTTGTTTTCATCATTTCGCCAAACAAAAGCAACGATTTATTATTGTTTAGTATTGCACCATTAAGTATTATGGCAACGAGCCATGTAGAATATATGCAACAGAAACTTAATAACGAAATTGTTTATTATACACTGATTGTGTGTAGTTTATTTACTTTTTTCTCTCAATTATAA
- the upp gene encoding uracil phosphoribosyltransferase — protein MKIHYISENNSVLNHFLGQIRNVNVQNDSMRFRRNIERIGEIMAYELSKILPYKNVDIQTPLGIKKTTEIDADLVLCPILRAGLPLHNGFLNYFDHAENSFVSACRFHPNNDDEFEIRVEYQAISDLNNKTVLLLDPMLATGQSIVAVHKKLIENATPTEMHIVVVIAAPEGIKHLEENLPENCHLWVASLDEKLNEKNYIVPGLGDAGDLAYGSKL, from the coding sequence ATGAAAATTCATTATATCTCTGAAAATAATAGCGTTTTAAATCATTTCTTAGGACAAATTAGAAATGTAAATGTTCAAAATGACAGTATGCGTTTTCGTAGAAATATTGAGCGTATCGGAGAAATTATGGCTTATGAACTGAGCAAAATTTTGCCATATAAAAATGTTGATATTCAAACACCTCTTGGAATTAAGAAAACAACAGAAATTGATGCAGATTTAGTTTTATGCCCTATTCTACGAGCTGGATTACCGCTTCATAATGGTTTTTTAAATTATTTTGATCATGCAGAAAACAGCTTTGTTTCTGCATGTAGATTTCACCCAAATAATGATGACGAATTTGAAATTCGGGTTGAATATCAAGCTATTTCAGACTTAAATAATAAAACGGTTTTATTACTTGATCCTATGCTGGCCACAGGACAATCGATTGTAGCAGTTCACAAAAAACTAATCGAGAATGCTACTCCAACAGAAATGCATATTGTTGTTGTTATTGCCGCTCCTGAAGGAATCAAACATCTAGAGGAAAACCTTCCTGAAAACTGTCATTTATGGGTAGCGTCTTTAGACGAAAAACTAAATGAGAAAAACTACATTGTTCCTGGTCTTGGCGATGCTGGCGATCTTGCTTACGGAAGCAAATTATAA
- a CDS encoding DUF4254 domain-containing protein has product MFSKLAYSVFEQSIKDYHQFDNVDQPINNPYPKDKFEHLLYLKNWIDTVQWHFEDIIRDPQIDPVAALTLKRRIDASNQERTDMVEYIDSYFLQKYSNVKVKDGAKINSESPAWAFDRLSILALKIYHMHEEANRAEASQEHRDKCQEKLNILLEQRTDLSTAIEELLTDIENGDKFMKVYKQMKMYNDDDLNPVLYQNKK; this is encoded by the coding sequence ATGTTTTCAAAATTAGCATATTCTGTTTTCGAACAAAGCATTAAAGATTATCACCAGTTTGATAATGTAGATCAGCCAATAAATAATCCATATCCAAAAGATAAATTCGAACATTTGTTATATCTAAAAAATTGGATTGACACAGTTCAATGGCATTTTGAAGATATTATTCGTGATCCGCAGATTGATCCTGTAGCGGCTTTAACTTTAAAAAGAAGAATTGATGCATCAAATCAGGAACGTACTGATATGGTGGAATATATAGATAGTTATTTTTTACAAAAATACAGCAATGTAAAAGTAAAAGACGGAGCAAAAATCAATTCTGAAAGTCCAGCTTGGGCTTTTGACAGATTATCGATTTTGGCTTTAAAAATTTATCACATGCATGAGGAAGCAAATCGTGCAGAAGCTTCTCAGGAACACAGAGATAAATGCCAGGAAAAATTAAATATCCTTTTAGAGCAAAGAACAGACTTATCTACAGCAATTGAAGAATTATTGACAGATATCGAAAACGGAGATAAATTCATGAAAGTGTACAAACAAATGAAAATGTACAACGACGACGATTTGAACCCAGTTTTATATCAAAATAAAAAATAA
- a CDS encoding glycosyltransferase family 9 protein has translation MRLSAMGDVAMTVPVLRAFVKQYPTVKLTVISRPFFKPFFDGIPNLEFFAFDEKERHKGFLGLLRLFKDVKKLKIDAFADLHNVLRSKVVSLLFALSGKKRATVDKGREGKKELTREENKIFKQLPTMFERHVKVFSALGFPLDLSKPTFPEKAVLSSDIVQIIGNENQKLIGIAPFAQYDSKVYPLDLMKEVITKLAENPSCKILLFGGGKKEIEILDSISEPFKNVINMAGKIKFQQELQLISNLDVMLSMDSGNAHIAAMLGVKVITLWGATHPYSGFLPFNQSLENALTSDRNQYPKLPTSVYGNKVVEGYEDAMRTILPQQVVDKVVEQLS, from the coding sequence ATGAGACTATCCGCAATGGGAGATGTCGCCATGACGGTTCCTGTTTTACGCGCTTTTGTAAAACAATATCCAACGGTAAAACTAACCGTGATTTCTCGTCCATTTTTCAAACCCTTTTTTGACGGAATTCCGAATCTGGAATTTTTTGCTTTTGATGAAAAAGAAAGACATAAGGGATTTCTGGGGCTTTTACGCTTGTTTAAAGATGTGAAAAAATTGAAGATTGATGCTTTTGCCGATCTTCATAATGTTTTACGATCTAAAGTTGTGAGTTTGCTTTTCGCTTTAAGCGGAAAAAAAAGAGCAACCGTAGATAAAGGTCGCGAAGGAAAAAAAGAATTAACGCGTGAAGAAAACAAGATTTTCAAACAATTGCCAACGATGTTTGAAAGACATGTAAAAGTATTTTCAGCACTTGGTTTTCCTTTAGATTTATCAAAACCAACATTTCCTGAAAAAGCAGTTTTAAGTTCTGATATTGTACAAATTATCGGAAATGAAAATCAAAAACTTATAGGAATTGCACCTTTTGCTCAATACGATTCTAAAGTTTATCCTTTAGATTTAATGAAAGAGGTAATTACAAAATTGGCTGAAAATCCATCTTGTAAAATTTTACTTTTTGGCGGAGGAAAGAAAGAAATTGAAATTTTGGACTCAATTTCTGAGCCTTTTAAAAATGTAATAAATATGGCTGGAAAAATCAAATTTCAGCAGGAATTACAATTGATCAGCAATCTTGATGTCATGCTTTCTATGGATTCTGGTAATGCGCATATCGCAGCAATGTTGGGTGTAAAAGTCATTACACTTTGGGGTGCGACGCATCCTTATTCAGGATTTTTGCCTTTTAATCAAAGTTTAGAAAATGCACTGACTTCAGACCGAAATCAATATCCAAAATTACCGACTTCTGTTTATGGAAATAAAGTTGTTGAAGGTTATGAGGATGCGATGAGGACAATTTTACCACAACAGGTCGTTGACAAGGTTGTAGAGCAACTTTCATAA
- a CDS encoding 2Fe-2S iron-sulfur cluster-binding protein, whose protein sequence is MPSFLKLIIKEVKRETADAVSILFNVPEELKSDYNFIAGQYINLKLTLDNQEIRRAYSICSAPDSGELRIAVKAVKNGLFSQFANTTLKAGDVLEVGHPEGKFTFEPDAERQKNYAAFAAGSGITPVLSIIKSVLKNEPKSSFVLVYGNKTPESTIFHQELHDLQLQYVGRFFVHNVYSQAKAENALFGRIEKSAVNFVLNNKHKELQFDKFFLCGPEDMINTVSNVLKEKNVKESAIKFELFTSSSEEHAIQGSQEGHTKITVLVDDEETTFEMSKKQTILDAALKQGVDAPYSCQGGICSSCLGRVTKGSAEMTKNSILTDGEIAEGLILTCQAHPTSETIYVDYDDV, encoded by the coding sequence ATGCCTTCATTCTTAAAACTTATAATTAAAGAGGTTAAACGCGAAACTGCAGATGCTGTTTCTATCCTTTTTAATGTTCCCGAAGAACTAAAATCTGACTATAATTTTATAGCAGGTCAATATATAAATTTAAAACTAACTCTTGATAACCAAGAAATTAGACGTGCTTATTCTATTTGCTCTGCACCAGACAGCGGCGAATTAAGAATTGCTGTAAAAGCAGTAAAAAATGGTCTTTTTTCTCAGTTTGCCAATACTACATTAAAAGCTGGAGATGTTCTTGAAGTAGGTCATCCAGAAGGTAAATTTACTTTTGAACCAGATGCTGAAAGACAAAAAAACTATGCTGCATTTGCTGCAGGAAGCGGAATTACTCCAGTTCTTTCTATTATAAAGTCAGTTTTAAAAAATGAGCCAAAGAGTTCATTTGTATTGGTTTACGGGAACAAAACTCCTGAAAGTACAATCTTTCACCAAGAACTTCACGATTTACAATTACAATATGTGGGCAGATTTTTTGTGCATAATGTGTACAGCCAAGCAAAAGCCGAAAATGCTTTATTTGGAAGAATTGAAAAATCTGCTGTGAATTTTGTTTTAAACAACAAACACAAAGAACTTCAATTTGATAAGTTTTTCCTTTGCGGACCAGAAGACATGATTAACACTGTTTCTAATGTTTTGAAAGAGAAAAATGTAAAAGAATCTGCTATCAAATTTGAGTTGTTTACTTCTTCTTCTGAAGAACATGCAATCCAAGGTTCTCAAGAAGGACACACAAAAATTACTGTTTTGGTAGACGATGAAGAAACTACTTTTGAGATGTCTAAAAAACAAACAATTCTTGATGCAGCTCTAAAACAAGGTGTTGACGCTCCTTATTCTTGCCAAGGCGGAATCTGCAGCAGCTGTTTAGGACGCGTTACAAAAGGAAGTGCCGAAATGACGAAAAATTCTATTTTAACAGACGGCGAAATTGCTGAAGGATTAATTTTAACATGTCAAGCGCATCCAACATCAGAAACTATTTATGTTGATTACGACGACGTTTAG